A segment of the Candidatus Andeanibacterium colombiense genome:
GCCCAATCCTACGACGTGACCCAGAAGGTGGATGACGCCTTCGTCGCCCCCATTGCCAAGGGCTACGAGGATGTGGTGCCGAGGCCGGTGCGCACCGGGCTGCGCAACGTCCTGCGCAACATCAAATCGCCGGTGATCTTCCTCAACTATATGTTGCAGCTGAAGCCGGGGAAGGCGTTCGAGACGCTCGGGCGCTTCGCGATCAATTCGACCGTCGGGATCGCCGGGCTGATCGACGTCGCGAAGGACGATCCGTTCAACCTGCCGTACCGCGACAACGGATTCGCTAACACACTCGGCTATTACGGGGTCGGTCCGGGGCCGTTCTTCTTCCTGCCGCTGGTCGGGCCGACCACGCTGCGCGACATGGTCGGCGGCGCGGTGGACGGGGTGGTGCTGCCGACCGCGGTCGGCAAGCCGTTCAACGATCCCATCTATACGCTCACCACCGGAACGATCCGCTCGCTCGACTTCCGCGTCCAGTTCGATGACGAATTGAGGCGCCAGCGCGCGGCCGCGGACCCCTATACCGCCTCGCGCGAATTCTACCTCCAGCGCCGCCACGCCGAGATCGAGGCGCTGCACGGACGCGTGGCGGTGAAAACCAGCGCCTTCGCCGCGCCACCCGTACCCATCACGCCCGTGGTCGCGACGCCGGTGCCGGTGGAAGTAATCGCGCCGCCCGCGGCGCCTGCGCCGCAGGAGCTGCAATTCGTGTCCGAGCCGGTGGTACAGCCGCTGCCTTGAGCAGCTACACCTTCGCCACCAGCCCGGCGGCTTCGATTGCGGCAAACGCACAGGCTTCGTCATTGTCCGAGGTGTCGCCCGAGACGCCGAGTGCGCCGAGTACGGTGCCCTCCGCATCGCATACGATGATGCCCCCGGCGGCCGGGATCATCCCGCCTTCGCCAAGGCCGCTTGCGGCAGCGATGAAATGCGGCCGTTCGACCGCCATCTCGCCCAGCCGCCGGCTGGTGACGCCGAGCGCCAGCGCGCCGGCCGCCTTGCCGGTCGCGAGCTTGGGTCCGAGTTGCGGCGCGCCGTCCTGCCGCTGGAATGCGATGAGGTTCGCGCCCGGATCGAGCACCACCGCCGAAAGCGGCTTGAGCCCGCGCTGAAGCGCATCGGCGTGGACGGCGGCGGTCAGGGCATTGGCCTGGGCAAGGGTAAGACGGTGCATGGAATCCTCACATTGGGTCGCGCCACTCTAACGCCTCCGGCACGATTGTCGCGCTTCTCGTCGGCACCGTTACATGCAATGGTATTGACGGGTCGGCGATCCTTTGGTGAGACGGTCCGCGCCGTCGCCTGCACTGTTGCGTGGGTGCCATTTCCGTGCAGATGCGTGCATATCGGCGGCATTCATTCCGAGAGGCCTCTTTGACGCACGATCTTCCCAGGCTGTTTTCCATCACCCATATAATCGCCGGATCAATCGAGCCGGTCGAAACGTTTACCTCCCTCGGGGCCGCGCAAGCTCCGGTCGGCATCTGCGGATATTCCAGCGAATGAAAAAATCGAAATTTCTGGCGGTTTCGCATTCCCGCAGCGACGCGGGGCTGATTGCGGGACTGATCTTCGGGCTGCTGTTCTTCGCCGTCAGCGCCGCGGTTTCCTACGTGAACGTCCAGCGTTTGCGCGAGAACGATCAATCGATCCGCCATACCCACAGCGTCCTGATCGCGCTGGAGGAACTGCTTTCGACCGCGCAGGACGCCGAAACCGGGCAGCGCGGCTATCTGCTGACCGGCACCGGCAAATATCTCGAACCCTACAAGACCGCGATCGAGGCCCTGCCGGACCGCCTGAACACCGTGGCCGAGCTGACCCGCGACAATCCGGTGCAGCAGGGCAATCTGGCGCCGCTGCGCCGGCACGTCGACGCGAAGCTCGAGGAGTTGCGCGAGACGATCGAGGCGCGTGAGTCCAAAGGCGAGGCGGCCGCGCTCGCGATCGTTGCCAGCGACCGGGGCAAGACCGAAATGGACGCGATCCGCGCCCAGCTCGACGTAATGGCGCGCGAGGAAATGCGGCTGCGGCAGATCCGGCTCGACGACATGGCTCAGTCGTCGCGCGCGGCGGTCACCAACGGCATCGTCGCGGGGCTGCTCGGGATCGCCCTCACGATCGCGATTTTCATCCTGCTGCGCCGGAACGGGCGCGCGCAGGCGCGGCAGGCCTGGCTCCAGTCGGGGCAGGTAGGTCTTGCCGCCGCGATGCGGGGCGACAAGACGGTCGAGCGGCTCGGCGAAGATATTCTTGCGTTCCTGTCCCAGAAAACCGGGTTTCAGGGCGGGGCCCTGTTCAAGGGCGAGGCCGGGCAATTCAAGCGTGTCGCCACGCTGGGCATTCCGCCGGATGCCGATGTGCCGAAAGCCTTCGCGCTGAACGAGGGCCTGCTGGGCCAGGTCGCCGCCGAAGGCCTGCCGATCGTGCTCAACGACATCCCGCAAGGCTATCTCACCATCGGATCGGCGTTCGGGCGCGACAAGCCGCGGCATCTCGCGATCGTCGCGACCAAGGCCGACGAGATCGTCAATGCGGTGATGGAGCTTGGCTTCTTCGAGCCGATCGACCCGCTCGTCCTCGAATTTCTCGAGCAGGTGTCTCCGGCGATCGGGATCGCACTGCGCTCCGCGCGGTTCCGCGTCCGGCTCCAGGATGCGCTCGAGGAAACCCAGCGTCAGGCGGAAGAGCTCCAGACCCAGAGTGAAGAGCTGCGGGTATCCAACGAGGAACTTGAAGAGCAGGGCCGGGCGCTGAAGGAATCGCAGGTCCGGCTCGAGCAGCAGCAGGTCGAGCTCGAGCAGACCAACAGCCAGCTCGAGGAACAGGCGCAGGCA
Coding sequences within it:
- a CDS encoding heme-binding protein, with amino-acid sequence MHRLTLAQANALTAAVHADALQRGLKPLSAVVLDPGANLIAFQRQDGAPQLGPKLATGKAAGALALGVTSRRLGEMAVERPHFIAAASGLGEGGMIPAAGGIIVCDAEGTVLGALGVSGDTSDNDEACAFAAIEAAGLVAKV
- a CDS encoding MlaA family lipoprotein, giving the protein MSISMAALIVAAVPAAAEIPAPVPVPAEAAQDAAPAQDAAPAETPAPSPAGHPAPADGNEIVVSSGPYVAPPGDPLAQLNAQSYDVTQKVDDAFVAPIAKGYEDVVPRPVRTGLRNVLRNIKSPVIFLNYMLQLKPGKAFETLGRFAINSTVGIAGLIDVAKDDPFNLPYRDNGFANTLGYYGVGPGPFFFLPLVGPTTLRDMVGGAVDGVVLPTAVGKPFNDPIYTLTTGTIRSLDFRVQFDDELRRQRAAADPYTASREFYLQRRHAEIEALHGRVAVKTSAFAAPPVPITPVVATPVPVEVIAPPAAPAPQELQFVSEPVVQPLP